In Woeseia oceani, one DNA window encodes the following:
- a CDS encoding amidohydrolase family protein, with product MRVIIYLLLLAVGVNHAAAAEKIALTGATVISATGAAPIKDAMVLLADGKIQAIRSNGKVPAGYRVVDASGKWVTPGLIDSNIHLILMTVPEFFIKYEDRLTDIAIQSAQVGLKYGLTTMPDTWGPLKPLLEARDRINNGEFVGSRLLIAGNIIGTGGPFSQYFMGGWPVSGLSLRYGGWVTPTVRQRIDALWEDDVGPALLAMTPEEIAVATRNYIAKGVDFIKVGVSGHGIGPVEPLMFSKEALIAMREEARKASIPFTTHTFTVESLRMAVEVDSDLLIHPNVMSTPWSYASAAQKGSILQLIETIAEKGIYAGLMSIPEKEKERIYAEWDFREHTDQPALNEIMVNRQLNMHGSSFEEKAEGVRAWLDGGVKFTLATDQGPDTADLGPVVWGRLGRMHFNRMIGLQDVGASPMDILIAATRNGAEAYGLGDTLGTVEEGKIADLLVLDANPLDDIGNFRQINMVIKGGEIVDRDALPTVKVLDYDPSLPWPY from the coding sequence ATGCGAGTCATAATTTACCTGTTGTTATTGGCCGTGGGTGTTAACCACGCGGCAGCAGCAGAGAAGATTGCCTTGACCGGGGCAACGGTCATCAGCGCGACCGGAGCGGCACCCATAAAAGATGCAATGGTGCTACTGGCTGATGGCAAAATTCAGGCGATCCGCAGCAACGGAAAAGTGCCGGCGGGTTACCGGGTCGTTGATGCATCCGGCAAATGGGTTACTCCAGGGCTGATTGACTCCAACATTCACCTGATTCTGATGACCGTGCCGGAGTTCTTCATCAAGTACGAGGACCGGCTTACCGACATCGCCATTCAGTCGGCGCAGGTCGGCCTGAAGTACGGCCTGACGACCATGCCGGATACCTGGGGCCCATTGAAACCGCTGCTTGAGGCACGCGACCGAATCAACAACGGCGAGTTTGTGGGTAGTCGTTTGTTGATCGCCGGCAATATCATCGGCACCGGTGGCCCGTTCAGTCAGTACTTCATGGGCGGCTGGCCCGTATCCGGTCTCTCCCTGCGCTACGGTGGCTGGGTAACCCCGACAGTTCGGCAACGCATTGATGCCTTGTGGGAAGACGACGTGGGCCCGGCCTTGCTGGCGATGACGCCGGAAGAAATTGCGGTCGCTACACGTAACTACATTGCAAAGGGCGTTGACTTCATCAAGGTCGGCGTCAGCGGCCATGGTATCGGTCCGGTCGAACCGTTGATGTTTTCCAAAGAAGCGTTGATCGCAATGCGCGAGGAAGCGCGCAAGGCCAGTATTCCATTTACGACCCACACGTTCACCGTCGAGAGTCTGCGCATGGCGGTTGAGGTGGATTCCGACCTGCTCATACACCCGAATGTCATGAGCACACCGTGGTCTTATGCTTCGGCGGCGCAAAAGGGATCGATTTTGCAACTGATCGAAACCATTGCGGAGAAGGGTATTTACGCTGGCCTTATGTCCATTCCTGAAAAAGAAAAGGAACGGATTTACGCCGAGTGGGACTTCCGGGAGCATACCGACCAACCCGCGTTAAACGAAATTATGGTGAACCGGCAACTCAACATGCACGGCTCGTCTTTCGAAGAAAAAGCGGAAGGTGTACGTGCCTGGCTGGACGGCGGGGTCAAATTCACGCTTGCAACCGATCAGGGACCGGATACCGCGGATCTCGGACCGGTCGTATGGGGCCGACTCGGTCGTATGCATTTCAACCGCATGATCGGCTTGCAGGACGTTGGCGCGAGCCCGATGGACATTCTCATAGCTGCAACCCGCAACGGCGCAGAAGCGTACGGGCTTGGCGACACACTCGGAACAGTGGAAGAGGGCAAGATCGCCGACTTACTGGTGCTCGATGCAAACCCACTGGACGACATCGGCAATTTCCGGCAAATCAACATGGTCATCAAAGGCGGTGAGATCGTGGACCGTGATGCGCTGCCAACAGTAAAAGTGCTCGACTACGACCCAAGTCTGCCCTGGCCCTACTGA
- a CDS encoding peptidylprolyl isomerase has protein sequence MRMKTLLLLLSCSFWATHVHAQDETEWRAVDPERLVVMTLDAGVVFLELNSTFAPATVTQFKRLVREGFYDGLSFYRVIEGFVAQGGDGSDMGNANSEPTIKGEFERKLTASLPFTSVQKPDMFAAETGFSDGFAAARDPREGTAWLTHCPGTLAMARLNEADTSSTDFYIVIGQAPRYLDRNMNIFGRVVLGMDIVQRIRRGAASEGGMLSETDTRTAITSVRIAADIAPSERPAVEVMDTDSAAFAAMLESRRHRVHEFFQHTPAPVLDVCQVPNAGRLLSAN, from the coding sequence ATGCGAATGAAAACCCTGTTGCTGCTATTGAGCTGTTCGTTCTGGGCAACGCACGTCCATGCTCAGGATGAGACGGAGTGGCGAGCCGTTGATCCCGAGCGTCTCGTAGTCATGACGCTCGACGCAGGCGTGGTTTTTCTGGAATTGAACTCGACCTTTGCTCCGGCAACAGTCACCCAGTTCAAACGCCTGGTTCGTGAAGGCTTCTACGATGGACTGAGCTTCTACAGGGTAATCGAAGGCTTCGTTGCGCAAGGTGGCGACGGCAGTGACATGGGTAATGCCAATTCAGAACCGACCATCAAGGGAGAGTTCGAGCGCAAGCTAACGGCTTCATTGCCGTTCACCAGCGTGCAGAAGCCGGATATGTTCGCGGCTGAGACCGGCTTTAGTGATGGCTTTGCTGCCGCTCGCGACCCGAGAGAGGGCACGGCTTGGCTAACGCATTGCCCCGGCACGCTCGCGATGGCGAGACTCAACGAGGCGGATACCAGCAGCACTGATTTTTATATCGTCATTGGTCAGGCACCCCGTTATCTTGACCGAAATATGAATATCTTTGGGCGGGTCGTGCTGGGCATGGACATCGTCCAGCGCATTCGTCGCGGGGCGGCGAGTGAGGGCGGTATGTTGAGTGAGACCGATACGCGCACCGCGATTACCTCCGTCCGTATTGCCGCCGATATAGCGCCGAGTGAGCGTCCTGCGGTCGAAGTCATGGACACGGACAGCGCGGCTTTTGCGGCGATGCTGGAATCGCGACGCCACCGAGTACATGAATTCTTTCAACACACGCCCGCACCGGTGCTGGATGTTTGTCAGGTTCCCAATGCAGGTCGTCTGCTATCGGCCAACTGA
- a CDS encoding cation:proton antiporter domain-containing protein, with translation MDFYWITTALGDIVWLALAFALGLLSRVIGLPPLVGYLAAGFLLNGTGVVSGDVLQQFADLGITLLLFTVGLKLNLRSLAKPQIWAVTGLHTTLVVAVFGLAVYALALFGTPFFAGLDFPQSILVAFALSFSSTVFVVKVLEEKGEMATPHGRIAIGILIMQDLAAVVFLAVSSGKSPSQWALLLVLLVLLRPLLHRLLQRVGHGELLVLFGFVLALGGAEIFELVGLKGDLGALLLGVLISNHSKAEEMAKTMLGFKDLFLLGFFLSIGLSGELTYETFIVGALIAPFVFVKAGLFFALLAYFRLRARTAFLASANLTNFSEFGLIVAMIGVTNGWLDREWLVVLAVALSLSFAIAATLNAMANDLYARHRPLWQRLQRSGRLPDDQPHDIDNATIAIVGMGGVGTGAYDTMRESFGDHVVGVEIDPITVKNQRGMNRKVLLGDPSDADFWDRVQATHTLDLIMLALPKLSTSLEVIEQLKLTSFKGRIAATARFPDEVVALQKAGASTVFNIYTEAGAGYAAHVAATTSPQPAE, from the coding sequence ATGGATTTCTACTGGATTACTACGGCGCTGGGCGACATTGTTTGGCTCGCGCTCGCATTTGCACTGGGCTTGTTGTCGCGTGTCATCGGACTTCCACCATTGGTTGGTTATCTGGCAGCAGGCTTTCTTCTCAACGGCACTGGTGTCGTCAGTGGTGACGTGCTGCAACAGTTCGCGGACCTGGGTATAACGCTCTTACTGTTTACCGTCGGCCTGAAGCTGAATCTTCGTTCACTCGCCAAACCGCAGATATGGGCGGTGACGGGTTTGCACACGACGCTCGTCGTCGCCGTTTTCGGTTTGGCCGTCTATGCCCTGGCGCTTTTCGGTACGCCATTTTTCGCCGGCCTGGACTTTCCGCAATCAATCCTCGTTGCATTTGCACTGAGCTTTTCCAGCACGGTGTTTGTCGTCAAGGTGCTGGAAGAAAAAGGCGAAATGGCAACGCCACACGGCCGAATCGCCATCGGCATTCTGATCATGCAGGATCTTGCCGCTGTCGTGTTTCTTGCCGTTTCATCCGGCAAGTCGCCCTCGCAGTGGGCGCTGCTGTTGGTCCTGCTTGTGCTGCTACGACCATTGCTGCATCGACTGCTGCAACGCGTCGGCCATGGTGAACTGCTGGTCCTCTTCGGTTTCGTGCTGGCACTCGGTGGCGCGGAAATCTTCGAACTGGTTGGCTTGAAAGGTGATCTCGGGGCATTGCTGCTGGGCGTGCTCATCTCCAATCATTCCAAGGCCGAGGAAATGGCCAAGACCATGCTGGGCTTCAAGGACCTGTTCCTGCTCGGCTTCTTTCTCTCGATAGGATTGTCCGGCGAGCTGACCTACGAAACCTTCATTGTCGGCGCACTCATCGCACCGTTTGTGTTCGTGAAAGCCGGACTTTTCTTTGCGTTGCTGGCCTACTTCCGGTTGCGGGCCCGGACCGCGTTTCTCGCCTCGGCCAATCTCACCAACTTCAGTGAGTTCGGATTAATTGTCGCCATGATTGGCGTTACCAATGGTTGGCTGGACCGTGAATGGCTGGTAGTTCTTGCGGTTGCATTGTCATTGTCGTTCGCCATTGCCGCCACCCTGAATGCGATGGCGAACGACCTTTACGCAAGACACCGGCCGCTGTGGCAACGATTGCAACGCTCAGGGCGGTTGCCGGATGATCAACCGCATGACATCGACAATGCGACCATAGCGATTGTGGGCATGGGCGGAGTCGGTACCGGCGCCTACGACACCATGCGCGAGTCGTTTGGCGATCATGTGGTCGGCGTTGAGATTGATCCCATTACCGTCAAAAACCAGCGAGGAATGAACCGCAAGGTGTTACTCGGTGATCCCAGCGATGCCGATTTCTGGGACCGCGTTCAGGCTACGCATACGCTCGACCTCATCATGTTGGCGTTACCCAAATTGAGCACCAGCCTCGAAGTAATCGAGCAACTCAAGTTAACCTCGTTCAAAGGTCGTATAGCAGCCACTGCACGCTTTCCGGATGAAGTTGTCGCATTGCAGAAAGCCGGCGCATCGACTGTGTTCAATATTTACACCGAAGCCGGCGCCGGCTATGCGGCGCATGTCGCTGCAACAACGTCGCCACAACCGGCGGAATAG
- a CDS encoding abscisic acid-deficient protein Aba4 family protein has protein sequence MSLLYAGPALTNYFIVEGGDNSVASVRSLFLDDNVLLAGWVHYLTFDLFIGAWLAKKANDTGMSRFVQAPILMAAFMFAAMGLALFLCIRLG, from the coding sequence TTGTCCCTGTTATACGCGGGCCCGGCGCTAACGAACTACTTCATTGTCGAGGGCGGCGACAACTCAGTCGCCAGCGTCCGTTCGCTTTTCCTCGATGACAACGTGTTGCTCGCCGGCTGGGTGCACTACCTGACGTTCGACCTGTTCATTGGGGCGTGGCTAGCCAAAAAAGCCAACGATACTGGTATGTCCCGATTCGTTCAGGCTCCTATCCTGATGGCTGCCTTCATGTTTGCAGCGATGGGCCTCGCGCTGTTCCTGTGCATACGACTCGGCTAG
- a CDS encoding ParD-like family protein — protein MGIVKISDELHEEIRKASSVMVRSINAQAEFWIKMGMLAEANPELSYSQLVNEQLKHANVDIRKIASG, from the coding sequence ATGGGCATAGTAAAGATAAGTGACGAACTGCACGAAGAAATTCGTAAGGCAAGCTCGGTAATGGTGCGTTCCATCAACGCCCAGGCTGAGTTCTGGATAAAGATGGGCATGCTGGCTGAGGCTAATCCGGAACTCTCGTACTCACAGCTGGTGAACGAACAACTGAAGCACGCCAACGTTGATATAAGGAAGATCGCCAGTGGCTGA
- the map gene encoding type I methionyl aminopeptidase, with protein sequence MAEAILKNAHELELMRESGRLLASVFDYLDKQMDIGITTMNINDLVECYIVDELKARPASKGQYDYQYSLNTSVNNVVCHGVPSATQKLKSGDIVNVDITLEKGGFIADSSKMYLIGKVSPLAERLVDKTYEAMWAGIRAVRPGATLGDIGYAIQSYVEKNGYSVVREYCGHGIGREMHEEPSVLHYGQQGKGRILQEGMTFTIEPMINQGKAKVKLKKDGWTVVTADKKLSAQWEHTIAVTSNGFEVLTLRPQEPIPV encoded by the coding sequence GTGGCTGAAGCCATACTCAAGAACGCCCATGAGTTAGAGCTGATGCGCGAATCAGGCCGGCTTCTCGCGTCCGTTTTCGACTACCTGGATAAGCAGATGGACATCGGCATCACCACGATGAACATCAACGATCTCGTGGAGTGTTACATAGTCGACGAGCTGAAAGCGCGCCCGGCGAGCAAAGGCCAGTACGATTACCAGTACTCACTGAACACCTCAGTCAACAACGTGGTGTGCCACGGGGTTCCTTCCGCAACACAAAAGCTGAAGTCCGGCGATATCGTTAACGTGGATATCACATTGGAGAAGGGCGGCTTCATTGCGGATTCCAGCAAGATGTACCTGATCGGTAAAGTCTCGCCGCTCGCCGAGCGACTGGTCGACAAAACCTACGAGGCCATGTGGGCCGGTATCAGGGCCGTAAGACCGGGAGCGACGCTAGGGGATATCGGCTATGCCATTCAGTCCTACGTCGAGAAAAACGGCTACTCGGTAGTGCGTGAATACTGCGGTCACGGCATAGGCCGGGAGATGCACGAAGAGCCGTCCGTATTGCACTACGGCCAGCAGGGCAAAGGCCGGATTCTGCAAGAAGGCATGACCTTCACAATCGAACCGATGATCAATCAGGGCAAGGCCAAAGTTAAGCTGAAGAAAGACGGCTGGACAGTTGTGACCGCTGATAAGAAGTTGTCGGCACAGTGGGAACACACTATCGCCGTTACGTCCAACGGGTTTGAGGTTCTTACACTACGACCCCAAGAGCCCATTCCTGTTTGA
- a CDS encoding YciI family protein, whose protein sequence is MRFMLIVKASDDSEAGVMPREELLRKIIKYEEALVEAGVLLTGEGLQPSSKGVRVRFAGNDWSVTDGPFLETKELIAGYWLWQCDSMETAIEWLKRAPFERGAEVELRRVLETDDFGDELTPALREKEVKLRERIAVTNHDGKKTEEP, encoded by the coding sequence ATGCGATTTATGCTGATTGTCAAAGCCAGCGATGATTCGGAAGCGGGAGTCATGCCGCGCGAGGAACTCCTGCGAAAGATAATCAAGTACGAGGAAGCCCTGGTGGAAGCCGGCGTGTTGCTAACAGGCGAAGGTTTGCAGCCGTCTTCCAAAGGCGTCCGGGTGCGGTTTGCCGGCAACGACTGGAGTGTAACGGACGGGCCGTTTCTCGAAACCAAGGAATTGATAGCCGGATACTGGTTGTGGCAGTGCGACTCGATGGAGACAGCGATTGAGTGGCTAAAGCGTGCCCCGTTTGAACGTGGCGCAGAAGTCGAACTGCGGCGGGTCCTGGAAACAGACGACTTCGGCGACGAACTCACTCCAGCGCTGCGCGAAAAGGAAGTGAAACTGCGAGAACGAATTGCTGTGACAAATCATGACGGCAAAAAAACAGAGGAGCCATAA